Proteins encoded in a region of the Pseudomonas shahriarae genome:
- a CDS encoding AAA family ATPase, which translates to MQKLEERGIPPDILQSKSADYSRRVMRSFLALNPNRRAQTSVPAIGISATDEQLIAAVSKLSRNRCAFCEAEDELSVHRFRPVGNALPFVESKNAHLYYLWLADAWQNLLPICTGCIPLEPQFPMTGRRAPLPSDREIFDYIERNDGVWPNYPPKENILLLDPTRDREFEKHLTPKLDGELIGSSPKGEATVRVFNLNRSDRRDQRYHTYQSHIDRFLPLFRSYGRYGNESEWQALFDFSGMEFGGTWYLLLRRIARWISAATGVKWRTSRDHILSFFTRLAETPDALDRVESALITISREDRELQKFRRKDGRVYPTRESVTSVEISNFKAIEDLRLTFSAPAVRPGDLSSRQAPSLIILGENATGKSSILEAIALALTDPAARSALNVPWRRMVLDPSQLGLERTYTPQGAKVRVKLSNNQEVILTIDQGLPVVHSDLGKHHVPVFAYGAFRRFMTGTHRTSPHTHIRNLFDSSTLSNPEPWLKSLKLDQFNMVIRTLRDLLSIEGDFEVIQREPRTRQLRMVTSLKEPDGELYYNRTPLHAVSSGYRSMLAMVCDILRGLLDPNVYEGFESFQTAQGIVLIDEIEAHLHPRWKVQVMSSLRAALPGMTFIVTTHDPLCLRGMGDNEVVVLQRIATSDSQRQSQMPIVVERMEGLPSMTDLRIEQLLTSDFFQLLSTDDAKADRRLAQIADLITARMRGEAMSAEDSRILTAFEQDISSALPVGSSEVHRIVQSAVAQYLAQRRDASSRTLQRLRDEARDEILKALEAV; encoded by the coding sequence ATGCAAAAGCTTGAGGAACGCGGCATTCCGCCCGATATTCTTCAGTCCAAATCGGCGGATTATTCGCGAAGGGTGATGCGGAGTTTCTTGGCCCTCAATCCGAATCGCCGAGCACAAACTAGTGTGCCGGCTATAGGCATCAGTGCAACAGATGAGCAGTTGATTGCCGCTGTTTCTAAACTCAGCCGGAATCGCTGTGCTTTCTGTGAAGCGGAAGACGAACTGTCGGTTCATCGCTTCCGGCCAGTCGGGAATGCCTTGCCATTCGTAGAGTCGAAAAACGCACACCTTTACTACCTGTGGCTTGCCGATGCTTGGCAGAATTTGCTTCCTATTTGTACCGGTTGCATCCCGCTCGAACCCCAGTTCCCAATGACTGGCCGCCGCGCCCCGCTGCCTTCCGATCGTGAAATCTTCGACTATATCGAACGAAATGACGGTGTATGGCCAAATTACCCGCCGAAGGAAAACATCCTTTTGCTCGATCCCACTCGCGATCGCGAGTTTGAAAAACACCTCACCCCCAAACTTGATGGCGAGCTGATAGGAAGCTCGCCAAAAGGCGAGGCAACCGTGCGTGTATTCAATCTCAACCGATCCGACCGTCGTGATCAGCGTTACCACACCTACCAATCGCATATTGATCGCTTTCTCCCGCTCTTTAGGAGTTACGGGAGATACGGAAATGAGTCCGAATGGCAAGCACTCTTTGACTTTTCAGGAATGGAGTTCGGTGGTACTTGGTATCTTCTACTGCGCCGTATAGCCAGATGGATTAGCGCTGCGACTGGAGTTAAATGGAGGACTTCGCGCGATCACATCCTTTCGTTTTTTACGAGACTGGCCGAAACTCCTGACGCTCTGGATCGCGTTGAGTCGGCTCTCATTACTATTAGCCGCGAGGATCGAGAGCTACAAAAGTTTCGTAGAAAAGATGGAAGGGTTTATCCCACACGCGAATCAGTCACTTCGGTTGAAATCAGTAATTTCAAGGCAATTGAAGACCTCAGACTGACTTTCAGCGCACCGGCTGTAAGACCTGGAGATCTGTCGAGCAGACAAGCACCATCACTGATAATTCTCGGTGAGAATGCGACCGGCAAAAGTTCGATTCTCGAAGCGATTGCGTTGGCCCTGACAGATCCAGCTGCTCGTAGCGCATTAAATGTACCCTGGCGTCGCATGGTGCTCGATCCCTCTCAGTTGGGACTAGAGAGAACCTACACACCACAGGGAGCCAAAGTGCGCGTGAAGCTGAGCAACAATCAGGAGGTCATACTGACAATCGATCAGGGGCTACCGGTTGTGCACAGCGATCTCGGTAAGCATCACGTGCCTGTATTCGCCTATGGAGCATTTCGACGTTTCATGACGGGTACACATCGGACTTCTCCTCATACACACATCCGCAATCTCTTCGACAGCAGCACTCTATCCAATCCAGAACCCTGGCTTAAATCTCTGAAGCTAGACCAGTTCAACATGGTGATTCGTACGCTGCGTGATCTACTTTCAATCGAAGGAGATTTTGAAGTCATACAGCGCGAGCCTCGCACACGCCAACTTCGCATGGTGACCTCGCTGAAAGAACCGGATGGAGAGCTCTACTATAATCGGACTCCGCTTCATGCGGTCTCATCAGGATATCGATCGATGCTCGCAATGGTGTGCGACATCTTGCGAGGTCTACTGGATCCCAATGTTTATGAAGGGTTTGAGAGTTTCCAGACGGCGCAAGGTATCGTACTGATAGATGAAATCGAGGCCCATCTCCATCCACGCTGGAAGGTCCAGGTTATGTCGAGCCTACGTGCCGCGTTGCCTGGAATGACATTCATCGTCACAACACATGATCCGCTTTGCCTGCGAGGAATGGGGGATAACGAGGTTGTGGTTCTCCAGCGTATCGCAACCTCCGACAGCCAGCGCCAAAGTCAGATGCCTATAGTGGTCGAGCGCATGGAAGGGTTGCCGTCAATGACGGACCTTCGTATTGAGCAATTACTAACATCTGACTTCTTTCAGCTGCTTTCCACCGATGATGCGAAAGCTGATCGCCGTCTGGCTCAAATCGCCGATCTCATCACAGCGCGTATGCGAGGAGAAGCAATGTCCGCCGAAGACAGTCGGATCCTCACAGCCTTTGAGCAGGATATATCTAGCGCGCTACCTGTAGGTTCAAGTGAAGTACATCGCATCGTGCAGTCAGCAGTTGCTCAATATCTTGCGCAGCGAAGGGACGCGAGCAGTCGAACACTGCAGCGGTTGCGTGATGAAGCAAGAGACGAAATTCTGAAAGCATTGGAGGCAGTGTAA
- a CDS encoding HNH endonuclease, with protein MRRVDRSGVDTPKSLLPGGKGLAELAKARDHRNAPPPADGTKKKSFEYKAYKGGDVHIALEKLFHGKCAYCETVYAASAPVDVEHYRPKNSVSESPGHGGYWWIAMQWENLLPSCIDCNRQRGQVLVAPSTSLAVLAATAKPAISQAGKKDSFPLADSGVRTIAENTDFTAEHPLLLNPCRDDPAASLMYSFDPVNANGLILPAGDEDQQKRGAVSIQIYGLNRLTLVQDRTRILRCLEFLGDLVIDISGSIADLETPASIAALVGTPAEGVASRLRLLRDRTLAEIKDFSADEAPYSSMAKAWLEQFKVRILSTPSATP; from the coding sequence ATGCGCCGTGTTGATCGCTCCGGCGTGGATACTCCAAAATCGCTTCTTCCTGGTGGTAAAGGTCTGGCCGAGCTGGCAAAGGCTAGGGATCACCGCAACGCTCCCCCTCCAGCAGATGGCACAAAAAAGAAGAGCTTCGAGTACAAAGCTTATAAGGGCGGCGACGTTCATATTGCATTAGAGAAACTGTTCCACGGAAAATGTGCGTACTGTGAAACAGTGTATGCCGCCTCAGCCCCCGTGGATGTCGAACACTACCGTCCTAAAAACTCAGTCTCCGAAAGCCCCGGACATGGCGGCTATTGGTGGATCGCTATGCAATGGGAAAATTTGCTACCTAGCTGCATCGATTGCAATCGTCAGCGTGGGCAAGTATTGGTTGCACCTTCTACCAGTTTGGCGGTACTTGCTGCCACCGCTAAACCGGCAATTAGCCAAGCTGGCAAGAAAGATAGCTTTCCGCTTGCAGATTCTGGCGTACGGACGATTGCTGAGAATACGGATTTTACTGCCGAACACCCTTTACTACTTAATCCTTGTCGAGATGACCCTGCCGCAAGCCTGATGTACAGTTTTGATCCGGTGAACGCGAATGGGTTGATCTTGCCAGCAGGTGATGAGGATCAACAGAAACGCGGCGCCGTCTCAATCCAAATCTATGGTCTAAATCGATTAACACTCGTGCAGGATCGAACTCGGATATTGAGATGCCTCGAGTTTCTTGGTGATCTTGTAATCGATATTTCTGGCTCGATTGCAGACTTAGAAACGCCAGCCTCTATAGCAGCATTGGTTGGTACACCTGCTGAGGGAGTCGCATCGAGGTTACGGCTTCTGCGCGATCGTACTCTGGCTGAGATAAAAGACTTTTCAGCTGATGAAGCTCCCTATTCTTCGATGGCTAAAGCCTGGCTTGAGCAATTCAAAGTGCGAATTTTGTCTACCCCCTCTGCCACTCCTTAA
- a CDS encoding RAQPRD family integrative conjugative element protein: MLLPYSLGLSALLTCSIASFAFASATGDEHQQLSLILRQLDALSRLAASRDAFVITPSARYSFDYPRLSADIDLIRQGINGYITPSRAQPRSPLEVTGHYTRPSASQP, translated from the coding sequence ATGCTCCTTCCCTACTCTCTCGGGCTTTCAGCTCTGCTGACGTGCAGCATCGCGTCATTTGCCTTTGCTTCTGCTACCGGCGATGAGCATCAACAACTCTCCCTGATCCTTCGTCAGCTTGATGCTCTAAGCCGCCTGGCAGCATCACGCGACGCGTTTGTGATCACTCCAAGTGCCCGCTACAGCTTCGACTACCCGCGCCTGTCCGCTGACATCGACCTGATCCGCCAGGGCATCAATGGCTACATCACGCCCTCCCGCGCTCAACCTCGTAGCCCGCTGGAGGTGACCGGTCACTACACCCGGCCAAGCGCTTCACAGCCATGA
- a CDS encoding TIGR03758 family integrating conjugative element protein: protein MSMSQQQLAAFRALGGFTPQQSTTLLIGLVLASALVFAAWALGSGYRGWATGQISQAKFVGLTMKVSLIYILLTFLLLH from the coding sequence ATGAGTATGAGTCAGCAACAACTCGCCGCGTTCCGGGCATTAGGCGGGTTCACACCTCAGCAAAGCACCACGTTACTCATCGGTCTGGTTTTGGCGAGCGCATTGGTCTTCGCTGCCTGGGCGCTCGGTAGCGGCTATCGCGGTTGGGCTACAGGCCAGATTTCACAGGCGAAGTTCGTTGGCCTGACGATGAAGGTATCCCTGATCTACATCCTGCTCACATTCCTGTTGCTGCACTGA
- a CDS encoding TIGR03745 family integrating conjugative element membrane protein has product MICSAVLSVGTHAALPQMEAPSRGEGNGIIQTLQNHGFDIVGLIALAIAAAAFCGVAYHAYGSYSEVQSGKKTWGQFGLTCGVGALLLVIIIWLLTKGTGVL; this is encoded by the coding sequence ATGATCTGCTCCGCTGTTCTTTCTGTCGGCACTCACGCGGCGCTTCCTCAAATGGAGGCGCCCAGTCGAGGTGAAGGTAACGGCATCATCCAAACGCTGCAAAACCATGGTTTCGATATCGTAGGACTTATCGCGCTTGCCATTGCCGCCGCAGCCTTTTGCGGTGTTGCGTATCACGCCTATGGATCTTATTCCGAAGTGCAAAGCGGCAAGAAGACTTGGGGACAATTTGGACTGACATGCGGTGTAGGCGCCCTCCTCCTAGTGATCATCATCTGGTTGCTGACCAAAGGCACAGGCGTGCTGTGA
- a CDS encoding TIGR03750 family conjugal transfer protein: MKRDLDQQLPDGTLRFIPTRLNRQPVIVLGLTADEMWITVAVSAVLGIAIGIAAAVLFESIALGPTMMMLCIALGLFIGGKLLRRHKRGKPETWLYRHLQWSIAKRFPLLTAWAGGADIVVRSGLWSTRRSRHS; encoded by the coding sequence ATGAAAAGGGATCTCGATCAGCAACTGCCTGACGGCACCTTGCGCTTCATACCCACGCGCCTTAACCGCCAGCCCGTTATTGTCTTGGGGCTTACCGCTGATGAGATGTGGATCACTGTCGCCGTGTCCGCAGTGCTGGGCATCGCGATCGGTATTGCAGCAGCAGTGCTCTTCGAGAGCATTGCCCTGGGTCCCACGATGATGATGCTGTGCATCGCCCTGGGTCTATTTATCGGTGGAAAGCTACTGCGCCGCCACAAACGTGGCAAACCTGAAACGTGGCTCTACAGGCACCTGCAGTGGTCCATCGCCAAGCGTTTCCCGTTACTCACTGCTTGGGCTGGCGGTGCTGATATCGTGGTGCGCTCAGGTCTTTGGAGCACTCGCCGGAGTCGTCACTCATGA
- a CDS encoding PFL_4703 family integrating conjugative element protein encodes MSRFKNEVARLDSHVKTLRVGCGMLLGVALLMGLGWWDSPRDLTIHNPPDLRSGSTRKWWEVPPESVYTFGFYIFQQLNRWPTDGEKDYPRAIHKLSAYLTPSCQAELEGDFQKRQTASELRNRTRSVFELPERGYGDDPELRVKIQGRDRWLVSLDLATEEFYGSERVKQAFVRYPLNVVRLDVDPEKNPFGLALDCYDSSPQRIAPPAPPISRSPHQQGGQ; translated from the coding sequence ATGAGCCGCTTCAAGAACGAGGTGGCTCGACTTGACTCTCACGTGAAAACGTTACGGGTCGGGTGTGGGATGCTTCTCGGTGTAGCCCTGCTGATGGGCCTTGGCTGGTGGGACTCTCCGAGGGACCTGACTATTCATAACCCACCCGACCTGCGCTCAGGCAGTACGCGCAAGTGGTGGGAGGTGCCACCCGAGTCGGTCTACACCTTCGGCTTTTACATCTTCCAGCAGCTCAATCGCTGGCCCACCGACGGGGAAAAAGACTATCCGCGTGCGATCCATAAGCTCAGTGCCTACCTGACACCGAGCTGTCAGGCCGAACTTGAAGGTGACTTTCAGAAGCGTCAAACGGCAAGCGAGCTGCGCAACCGTACTCGCAGTGTTTTCGAGCTCCCGGAACGTGGCTACGGGGATGACCCAGAGCTTCGCGTCAAGATACAAGGCCGAGACCGTTGGCTAGTCAGCCTGGACCTGGCCACAGAAGAGTTCTATGGCTCGGAACGCGTCAAACAAGCCTTTGTCCGCTACCCCCTGAATGTGGTGCGTCTAGACGTCGATCCAGAAAAAAACCCTTTTGGCCTAGCCCTGGACTGTTACGACTCGTCCCCACAACGCATCGCTCCTCCCGCCCCGCCCATCAGCCGCTCCCCACACCAGCAAGGAGGCCAGTAA
- a CDS encoding TIGR03749 family integrating conjugative element protein, with protein MRRLRFALPLGLAFTTVQAVEIMTWERLPLAVPLHVGQERVIFIDQNVRVGVPRALTDILRIQSTGGALYLRASALIPPTRLQLQDVRTGEIILVDIAATEGNDGPSLEPIKIVKGTRPPKRYGSDHEQSSIGSKPSLPDPAQATPERHETPLPVALTRYAAQSLYAPLRTVEPLLGVIQIKQRRDLDLTTLMPTKPVNASLLGAWQLENYFVSAIKLSNTSTLRLSLDPRELQGDFISAAFQHQTLGPVGISTDTSVVYLVTRGKTLAEALPPSVSQIDASINLKPSQGGAYAQ; from the coding sequence ATGCGCCGATTGCGTTTTGCCCTGCCACTCGGACTGGCATTCACAACCGTACAGGCTGTCGAGATCATGACGTGGGAACGACTGCCCTTAGCTGTGCCTTTGCATGTTGGCCAAGAGCGAGTCATTTTCATCGATCAGAACGTCAGAGTCGGCGTACCCCGAGCGCTTACTGACATCCTGCGTATTCAAAGCACTGGCGGCGCGTTGTACCTGAGGGCCAGCGCGCTAATCCCCCCTACGCGACTACAGCTCCAAGATGTACGCACTGGTGAAATCATCCTGGTGGATATCGCCGCTACTGAGGGCAACGATGGGCCATCACTTGAACCTATAAAAATCGTCAAAGGTACCCGTCCCCCAAAGCGCTACGGATCTGATCATGAGCAGTCGAGTATCGGCAGCAAACCCTCCCTTCCTGATCCTGCACAAGCAACACCAGAGCGTCATGAAACGCCGCTACCGGTTGCGCTCACCCGCTACGCCGCACAGAGCCTTTACGCGCCCTTGCGCACAGTAGAACCGCTCCTAGGCGTCATTCAGATCAAGCAACGCAGGGATCTGGATCTAACTACCCTGATGCCAACAAAGCCGGTGAACGCCTCTCTTCTTGGTGCCTGGCAATTGGAGAACTACTTCGTCAGCGCCATCAAGCTGAGCAACACGTCGACTCTTCGCTTAAGCCTGGACCCTCGCGAGTTACAGGGCGACTTCATCAGCGCAGCGTTTCAGCACCAAACCCTCGGACCCGTCGGCATATCCACCGACACCTCCGTCGTCTACCTAGTAACCCGGGGTAAAACCTTGGCTGAAGCGTTGCCACCTTCGGTGAGCCAGATCGACGCCAGCATCAACCTCAAGCCATCCCAGGGAGGTGCTTATGCACAGTAA
- a CDS encoding TIGR03752 family integrating conjugative element protein, with protein sequence MHSNGLLKWLILPLILLVVFGAFKACSNKPPSTSSSKANEPRLTEEEMKQLGIDGDTPNDTVATLVAQTKAMRSELKTLLSDNKDQQEENSRLRQRDSEIDQRIQQALSTELQKAPPKDQRRLNDQETQTLLEDLKQRLSTEFLSNRSNDLPIGLGLQPGDGDQFSKGEDDLIWIIPQDATTVDSQGKPIPSGSNKPSTGFSFPDAFRDEINRGQRELKATTAAVGRNIRTSEEKDLVTPVYTLPENSTLTGSVAMTALIGRVPVDGVVNDPYPFKVLIGPDNLTANGIDLPDVAGAVISGTAAGDWTLSCVRGQIISMTFVFNDGRIRTVPTPQKLTNRQSTGQASGSNMDKIQGGIGWLSDPYGIPCISGERRSNAEQYLGTKSLITAAGAGVAKLLESNEQGSNTLFSASGTPVGNGSNGTDAMNTILSGGVKDIGDWVNKLYGQAFAAIYVQPGAQVAVHLDRQLEIDYETLGRKVRHAAGGTYAFELD encoded by the coding sequence ATGCACAGTAATGGCTTGCTCAAATGGCTGATTCTGCCTCTGATATTGCTGGTCGTATTTGGGGCGTTTAAGGCTTGCTCCAACAAACCGCCTTCGACATCGTCCTCTAAGGCCAACGAACCAAGGCTGACCGAGGAGGAAATGAAGCAGCTCGGCATTGACGGCGATACACCGAACGACACCGTGGCCACTTTGGTAGCCCAGACCAAGGCCATGCGCAGCGAACTGAAAACCCTGCTCTCCGACAACAAAGATCAACAAGAAGAAAACAGCCGTTTACGTCAACGGGACAGTGAGATTGATCAGCGCATTCAGCAAGCCTTGAGCACCGAGTTGCAGAAAGCGCCGCCCAAAGACCAGCGCCGGCTAAACGATCAAGAAACGCAAACGCTGCTCGAGGATCTCAAGCAACGCCTTTCCACTGAGTTTTTGAGTAACCGAAGCAACGACCTTCCCATAGGTCTGGGTTTGCAACCTGGTGATGGCGATCAGTTTTCCAAAGGTGAGGATGACCTGATCTGGATCATCCCTCAGGACGCCACCACGGTAGATTCACAAGGCAAACCGATACCCAGCGGATCCAACAAACCGTCTACCGGTTTCAGCTTTCCTGATGCCTTCAGAGATGAGATCAATCGCGGTCAACGAGAACTGAAAGCAACCACCGCAGCTGTAGGGCGCAACATCAGGACCTCCGAGGAGAAAGATTTGGTAACGCCCGTCTACACCCTCCCGGAGAACAGCACGCTTACAGGCTCCGTCGCCATGACGGCACTTATCGGTCGGGTACCGGTAGACGGCGTGGTTAACGACCCCTACCCCTTCAAAGTACTCATTGGCCCGGACAACCTCACCGCCAATGGCATTGATCTGCCGGACGTCGCAGGTGCGGTCATTAGCGGCACTGCTGCAGGTGACTGGACGCTTTCCTGCGTGAGGGGGCAAATCATCAGCATGACCTTCGTGTTCAATGACGGTCGTATCCGCACGGTACCCACCCCGCAGAAGCTCACTAACCGTCAAAGCACAGGCCAAGCCAGTGGATCGAACATGGACAAGATTCAGGGCGGAATTGGTTGGCTCAGCGATCCTTATGGCATCCCCTGTATTTCGGGTGAACGACGCTCAAACGCTGAGCAGTACCTAGGCACTAAAAGCTTGATCACGGCTGCCGGTGCCGGCGTGGCCAAGCTGCTGGAATCAAACGAGCAAGGCTCAAACACGCTATTCAGTGCATCCGGCACGCCTGTAGGTAATGGGTCAAACGGCACCGACGCGATGAACACCATCCTCTCAGGCGGTGTGAAAGACATCGGCGATTGGGTTAACAAACTCTATGGCCAAGCCTTCGCCGCCATCTATGTGCAGCCCGGTGCCCAAGTGGCCGTGCACTTGGACCGACAGCTGGAGATCGACTACGAAACGTTGGGCCGCAAGGTGCGGCATGCTGCTGGAGGTACTTATGCATTCGAGCTCGATTAA
- a CDS encoding TIGR03751 family conjugal transfer lipoprotein yields MHSSSINPWSLVLLGVMLISGCSTDKDQLLPHGPQSMLGIWYANTRAASHRSVDRQLHEARVSLHRPMNESITDATSYSRTAQTEIYSQFKRLPNPDLVMYVFPHLAGTDPVPVPGYSTVFPFYQRVQYAMPGERTEDY; encoded by the coding sequence ATGCATTCGAGCTCGATTAACCCCTGGTCGCTGGTTCTACTCGGTGTGATGCTCATCAGCGGCTGCAGCACCGACAAGGATCAACTACTCCCCCACGGCCCACAAAGCATGCTGGGCATTTGGTATGCGAACACCAGGGCGGCTTCACATCGCTCTGTCGATCGGCAACTCCATGAAGCTCGTGTATCCCTGCATCGACCAATGAATGAATCAATCACGGATGCCACTAGCTACTCCCGAACCGCTCAAACCGAAATTTACAGCCAGTTCAAACGCCTACCTAACCCTGACCTGGTGATGTACGTCTTTCCTCACTTGGCAGGCACCGATCCCGTTCCTGTACCCGGCTACAGCACCGTCTTCCCTTTCTACCAGCGTGTGCAATACGCCATGCCCGGCGAACGGACGGAGGACTACTGA